The genome window AACACCTGGGCCTGCTACGTGCCGACAGCACCCCGAAGCCCGTGGTGCAGGTACTAGCCGGCCAGCCCGCACCGCCGCTGGGCTGGGCCGAGCGGCTGGGCAAATGGCTGGTGTTCTGGCCCGGTCTATTGCTGGGAGGAGCTATGCTGGGATTGGGCATATGGCTGGCGCGGCGCGTGCGGTTTATTCGGAAGGCGCTTTAAGTCGATAACCTCGAGCAAATACGGTTTCGATATAGCTGGGATTCTTGGGGTTATCGCCCAGTTTTTTACGCAGGCGCTTGACGTAGTGATCCACAATCCGTTCATCGACCTGGGGATCGCTACCCCAGACCTGAGCAAAAAGGCTTTGGCGGGATAGGGGCAGTCCGGGTTGTCGGGCCAGCGCCAGCAACAAAGCAAACTCAGTAGGGGTCAGCGGGAGTACAGTTCCACGCAGGCGGGCTTCCTGGGTGGCGGGCTCCAGCTCCAGCTCCCCTGCTTTTACCACGCCGTATCGGCGAGTGCGGCGTAATAAGGCCTCGATGCGAGCCAGAAACTCGGCACTGCGCAAGGGCTTGCCCAGGTAGTCGTCGGCCCCTTGGCGTAGGCCCTGTACGCGCTCGGCCTCGCCGTCGTGAGCGGTGAGCATAAGCACCGGCAGGTCGGGGCGTTCTTCGCGGATGTGACGCAGTAACTCCAGACCATTCATGCGTGGCATGTTCCAATCCAGCACAATCAGGTCGGCCTTATCCAGCAAATCCAGGGCCTCGAGCCCATGTGTGGCCTCGAGCACAACATAGCCTGCGCGCTCGAGCAGGGCCCGCAGTGTTCGGCGTACCACAGCTTCGTCGTCTACAACGAGGATATTAATCATCCAACTCGGTCTATAGCCTACCTTAAACCGCTTTGATACTTTCGATTTACGCCACAAAAATACCATTGACATGCATAGCCAGCAGCAAACCCAGCAGTAGAGGGAACACAAAACGAATGAGATTATCCAGCCAGGGGCGCTCGGCAGCCTCCCCCAATACCATGAAAGCAGGGAAGACCATCAGTACATAGCGGCTGAGACTCCCGGTTCCGCTGCTAAATGGAATAAGCAGGCTCAGGAGGCCGAAGAGGGCATAGCTCAATCCCCAGCGACGGGCGGCTATGAGCGACCCGGTGATCCCAAATGCCAGGGCCAGTAGATCCAGCAAAACGTTCCAGGAAATTGGGCCCGTCAGAAAGTTTTGCTCAAATAGGGGCCGGATTTCCCCAATAAACCCTCCGATTTCGCGGCTGAAGCTGCCCTGGACACTCCAAAAAGCCAGCGGGTCGTCAAACTGGATAGCCAGAAAAGCCATATAACTTAACAGTCCCAAACCGCCCAACCCAGCCAGGGCGAGACCCAAGAGCCACTGCCACTTGCCTCGCACCCCAGAAGCCCGCAGATACTCCAGCAATAACACCCCAGCCAGCAAAATCCCCGTTACCCTGGTGGCCGAAGCCAGTGCAGCGCCGAGTGCAGCCCATTTCCACCTGCGCTGGTGTAAGGCATAAAAAGCCAGCAATACCCACAGCAGCGACAGACTTTCGGTGTACACCGCACTGAAGTAGAAGCTCGTTGGAAAGATAGCCAGGTATAAAACGGCACGTCGAGCAGAAGCCTGATCGTTTAGAAGCTGGAGACACAGCTTCCAGAACGCCATTAAAGCCAGGGCAAAGCTTAGGTGGCTGAGGAGCACCCCGGCCAGTACCGGATTGCCCACCAGCCCACTTACGCCCTTGAGCAAAAGTGGGTAAAGGGGAAAGAAGGCTACAGCCGAGGGTTCATCGGGGTAGAGGTAGTACCCCTCGGTTGCGATGTGCAGGTAAAAGCCGCTATCCCAACGGGCCCAGACATCGAGCCAAAGATTGGTCGGCTCGATGCGTCCTGCCATCTCAGGTGGCCCCGGCAGGGTGATATCGGCAAGGAAAGCAGCCCCCAGCAGGGTGATTCGAGTTAGAAAAAACACCTGCAGCGGCCAGGCCCATACGTCCCAGAAATGCCGAAGCGCTGTAAACCTTATGGCTTCACCTCCAGTGGCACGAACCCAACCGAACCACCCAGGGTTTGCAATACCAGAAAGCCTTCTTTGGCCTGCGGAAGGGTGACTAGACGCTGATTGTTGAGCCAAATATGCCCTTGACTGCCCTCGAGCTCGAATGTTACCACCTGATGGCCACCTTCCAGTACCAAACTGCCGCCGTCCATACGGTCTTCTTGTAGCCGCCCCCAAGTAGCCAGGCGACCCCCTTGGCTGAAGCGAATACCCCAGCCGCCTTCTATAAAGCCCAGGCGAGGGACAATGTAAACTGCAGCTCCAGCTTGGGGCGAGTCCCATCGCAATTCTACCCGTAATCGATTGGGCCTGACGGGTTTGGCGCTTATTGCGCGGGCCACAGTAGGTTGGCTGGAGCGCTGGTAGATGGCCAGGCCTTGCTGCACCCAGTCGCCCTCGGTGGTATGCAGTTGCAGCGGCCCGAAAGGCAACCAGGGAGTATTGGGTGCAGGGCCAGTGGCTTCCAGGCGAAGCTCGGTGAACATCACCCGGCTGAGCGAGGTGGTTAGGCCTATGCGTCCAGCGCTCGAAACCAACGGTACGCTGCTGGCAAGCTGTACGCCATCCAGCCATACCGCGTAGGTTTTGTCGTAACTGAATACCTCGAGCAGATGTGGCGACGCGCCAGGCGGCTCGACCCGGACAAAACCCTGGCCCACAAAGATTCCCTGTTCGTTGAAGTGGCCCCAGAACACGCTGCGGCCATCCTCTGCATAGCGCACGAGATGGCCCAGCGCCAGACTATTCGGGTTGGGGAGATTAAAAACCACACCACCACCCGCACCCTCGAGGTGCTGCAGGCGTACCCTTAGGCGATAGAAGCTCTGCGGGCCGATGGGCGCCAAGGCTACCTGGTCAAAGCCCTGGGTTTCAACCTGCTCGAGAAATCCTTGCCCTGTACGCCAGCTGCCGCTTAGTACCAGAAACCGGTGCTGTGTATCCAAAAAATCTTCTGCGTACAGGGCTCGACCCAGCTTGGGGATTGCCGTAACTTTAGGTCGGATCTGCTCGATTCCTGCAAAAACCTCAAGCTGACGCAAAGCTGATTTACCCTCGAGCCGAAGCAGCATCGACCCCCCCCTGTAGCGCAGGGGTAAAGAAACCACCTCAACCCCACCCACCCCAACCGTGTAGCGCTTTATGTCCAGCGAGATTTCCAGTGGAAGCGAACGCTCGAGGGGTTGCTCGGCCAGTGAGCGAGCAAGTCCCTGTGCGTCGTAGAAGCCGCTGGAAAGGGTTTTTCCCTTCACCCGAACGAAATGGGCCCGTGCGAGTGGACTGATAGACTGGGCCGCAAATATTACCTCGAAGGAATGCTCTTGCTGAATATGACCCGTGAGCAACAGACGATACGACTTTTGTCGCCCCAGCCGTACCTCACTAAGCCACAGGCCCTGGGATATCTCCTGCCACTGCGGTGGGGTAAGTCGGTCTAGTCCTGTGCTGTAGGGCATGGGGGTAAGCGGCCCTTCCTGCGGGGCCAGTCCTAAATGTAAGCCCAGATTTAAGCCTGTCAGGCAGGCCAAGAGTATTCCCAGGGGCATAATACGGGCCAGAAAGCGCTGCATGGACGGCCTCGAGTCTACCGGAATCCTGCCTCATTGGTCACAACTTTTCTACAAATGTCCGTCTAGGCTTATAGCTGAGGTGGTATATGCGCAGTAATCCCATCTATATCCTAATGCTGGCTTTGCTGGGGCTGGCCGCATGCTCCAGTCCCCAGCCCTCGAGCCCGGTATTCCAGTACAAAACCACCCAGGAAGTCGAGCTCGAGGTACGTGTTAGCGCCCTGGGTCAGCCTGCTGTTGGGGCTCCGGTAACGGTGTTCCAGGGTTTTTTGCCCGACGGTGAAGTAAACGAAGACTCGGTCGTGCTTTCGGGGATTACCGATGCCTCGGGGCGCTTTACCGCTAAGGTTACGCTACCTGCCGACCTCGATGCGGTGGGATTGCGTGTCGACTACATCGGGGTTATTAGTGAGCCCATCAAGGTACCTATCCAGCAAGGCCGGGCTCGAGTTGCCCTGGACAACGCCTCGGTTAGCAGCCTGAACGTGGTGGTTCCGGCCTCTGCAAACAAGTCCGAGGGGGTGCGGCTCCAGAGCGTCAACTACAACTACCAGTACCTGAGCGGCTTTGGCAACTGGAATAGCCAGGGCGTGCCAAACAACCTTACCAGCAACAGCAGCAAGCTGACCAGCCAGATGCTCCAGACCATCAACGCCACCCTGCCCGAGCGCTCGCCGTTGCCACTGCACCCCATCCATAAGAACTATATCGCCCGTGAAGCCACCAGCAACCTGGTGCTCAAAGACCCTGCGGAGGTCTGGCTGACCTTCGTACACGAAGGCGCGGGCTACAAAAACGCGGTGGGGTATTACATTTACCCTGCTAATAACCCTCCGCGCAGCGTTGACGACATCCTAGACCGCATGATTATGGTTTATCCCAACGCCTCCTACCAAGGCTCGGGGGGTGGTCTGTTCTCGGGTAACCGAGTTAAGCTCAAGTACTTCGACGGAACCAGCTGGAGTGATGTTTTTCCGGCCGGTATAGGCATTGGCTGGTTCCTGGTAGCCAACGGCTGGCGTAGCAGCAGTACGGGGGTGCTCGAGCGCAGCTACGAGCAGACTGTATTCTCCGACCCGGTGCTCAACTATCAGCTTTACCGTACACAGGGTATGAACGTTGAACAAAGCGCACAAACCGTACTGCTGTTTGATGACAACCAGCAAACTCTAGTCTTGGGGTTCGAGGATATTTTGCGCCATCACGGGGGCGACCAGGACTTTAACGACGCCATCCTGCTGGTGGAAGCCAGCCCCTATACCGCAGTCAAGAAGGAGTCCATCCTGGTTCGCGATCCCGTCAACCCCGACCTGACCCGCACCGCCGACCTCCTGCCCACCGATGACCCACAGGCCGCTGATACCGACCAGGACGGTGTCAACGACCCCTATGACGCCTATCCAAGCGACCCCGATCGGGCCTTCAATAACTACTACCCGGCTAAGAGCGACTACGGCACGCTGGCTTTCGAGGATTTGTGGCCGCGCAAAGGTGACTACGACTTCAACGATGTGGTGGTGGACTACAACATCAACCACGTGACCAATGCCAATAGCCAGCTTGTGCAGATTCAGGCCGAGTTTGTCGTAAAAGCCCTGGGTGGTGGCTGGCATAACGGCTTTGCCTTTGCAACCGACCTCCTGCCGGAGCAGGTGGAGAGCGTGAGCTATGAGTGGCAGAAGAACGGCGGCGCCTGGCAGGCGGGCCCGCCGCCCATTCACTACAGCATGGATCGCAACCCAAACGGAACCGAAATGGGCCAGAGCAAAGCGGTCTTCTTCGTCTTCGACGATGGTTACGATCTGCTCGAGCCCTCCTTGCCCACCCGCCCCTTCTATGCCAATGTGGTGCCCGAAGAGCCCTACAAAACCCCTGGACGGGTTAGGATGACCATTAACCTGGCCCAGCCCCTGGCGTTTACGGCCCCAGGCACGCCTCCCTATAACCCCTTCATTATCGCCAACCCAGTTGTGCTACAGGGTGATCGGTATGTGCCACAGTGGCAGCGCGGTGTTGAGATTCACCTGCCGGGCTTCCGCCCAACCGACAAAGCCGATGGTAGCCTCTTCAAGACCCAGGACGACACCACCGACCCGGTGATTGGCCGCTACTATATTGACAACACCGGGCGTCCGTGGGGCTTGCACCTGCCCACCGAGCACAAATATATCCGGGAAGAGCTGGATGAGCCCGGAGGCTGGGTTAGCCTGGGCATTGACATCCGTGAGGGCTACCTGAAGTTTGATCCCTGGATTGCCAGTGGAGGCTCGAGCTTCAAGGATTGGTACCGAGACATTACAGGCTACCGCAACCCTAGAGCCTGCTAACTAGCTGTTCGTAAAAGCTCCACAGTTTTCGCTGTCATCAGAATCGAAAAAGCCAACCAGTGCCAACCTCGCAAGGTCTCAGCCAGCCGCTCATAGTCTCGCGCCAGCCTGCGAAACCGGGATGTCCAGGCAAACGAACGTTCCACCACCCAACGCTTCGGCAGCAGCACGAATCCTCGTTTGGCCCCTTCCACCTTGACCACACACAGGGCGATGCCTTCCGCCTCTGCCGCTTGTGCCGCTTCCTCCCCAGTGTAACCCTGATCCACAAAGGCCACTTCCACCTGCTCCCCCGTCACTTCCTGCACCTGTTGACTGAGGGCTCCCACCTGGGCCCGTTCCTGTTCACTGGCCGCCGTTACTACCAGGGCCAGCAGATGCCCCAGGGTATCTACCGCCAGGTGAACTTTGCTTCCCTTGCGTCGTTTGTACCCATCGTATCCGGCCCGCTCCCCACTTTGCGGGGTGGACTGTAGGGTGCGAGCATCGTAGATGGCAGCGCTGGGATGGGCGGCTTTGCCCTGGAGCATTCGCAGGGTCATGCGCAGGTCGTGTACCAGGTCTTCGAAGACCCCCCGGTTCATCCAGCGGTAGGCTTGCGCCTGAACGATATGGGGGGGTGGGAAGTCGTGGGGCAGGTAGTCCCACTGAGCACCGGTTCGAACCATCCAGCGCAGGGCGTTGAACACTTCGCGCAGGTCGTACTTGCGCTGGGGTGCTTCCAGCGGGGCGAGGGTCAAATAGGGCAGCACCAGAGCCCATTCCTCATCACGGACGTCCGATGGGTAAGCACGGCGGTTCATGCTCTAAACATAACTGCAGTGCCTGATTTGGGTAAGGTGGTTTGTAGATTCTAGCAAGTTGATGAATCTCCCTTCGTCGGCGCGCGCTAATGCCAGCCGCTCAAAATAGAGCGCTATCCCGACCAGAGCTGCTTTGTTGGTAGGGCCATCCGCGCCCTACCAACAATTGCTCGAGCGCGACTTCGGGTAGTTTTGTTCAAGGGTAGAAGGGTGCAGAATTGAACAGGCTTGAACAAGAGGAGGGAATACAATCGGATGGTGCTGCGCCTTCTTCTGGCAACCAAAAACCCCGCCGAAGACCCGGCCACTCGGCTAGGCCTCGAGGATTTGCTAGCAGAGTGGCACATTGCCAGAGAACCCCACGAGCTTAAGGACGTTTTGAGCAAGGGGGCCTTCGATGCGGTGATTCTCTGTGCCGGGCAAGGGTATGGGCTCGAGGAGCTGCAACTCATAAAAACCTATGCGCCGGACACGCCGGTAATCGTGTTGATGAATGCCGAGATCGAACCTTTACCGGATACAACGCCGCATACAGTCGAGTATGTAAGCACCTCGAGGCTCCCGGATGGCTTACGCTATGCGCTGAACAAGCTAATCGAACGTAAGCGCCGCTGGGAGCTTTTCGAGTCTGTTCCGGTAGGCCTGTACCGATCGACCCCCGACGGACGCATTCTCGAGGCCAATTCGACCCTCTGCGCTATGCTGGGCTATAGCCGAGAGGAGCTTTTAAGCCTGAATGCCCGGGCGCTGTACCTTGAGACCGCACAGCGCGAGAGCTTAATTCAACAGGCGATCCACTCCGATTTGTCGGTAGTGCAACGCTATACCCTACAGCGCAAGGACGGGGGGATCGTATGGGTAGAGGGGTACTTTCGTGCGGTGCGGGATAACCATGGGCAGGTGCTGTATCTTGAAGGCAGCGTAATTGACATTAGCGAGCAAGCCCGCATGGAGGAGCGTTTCCGGGCCTTGGTGGAAAACACCTCCGACCTCATCTACCTGATGGATGAGTCTGGAACTATGCTCTATGCCAGCCCCAACGTGGGACAGGTGCTTGGCTATAACCCGGTGGGCTATTTGCAAAAGCCGCTGAGCGTGCCTGATTTCGTGCACCCCCAGGATCGTCCCTACGCCGAGGCTGCGCTCGAGGATCTGGTGCGCCACCCCGGCGAGACCCGGGAGTACCGCCTGCGCATCCTGGATGCAGCCGGGGAGGTGCGCCACGCGCACATCTGGGGGCGTAACCTGCTGCACGACCCCGCCGTACGGGGCATTGTGCTCAACGTGCGCGACGTCACCGAGGAGGATCGGCTCAGGCGCTCGCTCGAGGAGGAAAGAAGCCGCTTCAAGGCCATGGTGGAAGCGCT of Meiothermus sp. contains these proteins:
- a CDS encoding response regulator transcription factor is translated as MINILVVDDEAVVRRTLRALLERAGYVVLEATHGLEALDLLDKADLIVLDWNMPRMNGLELLRHIREERPDLPVLMLTAHDGEAERVQGLRQGADDYLGKPLRSAEFLARIEALLRRTRRYGVVKAGELELEPATQEARLRGTVLPLTPTEFALLLALARQPGLPLSRQSLFAQVWGSDPQVDERIVDHYVKRLRKKLGDNPKNPSYIETVFARGYRLKAPSE
- a CDS encoding mannosyltransferase family protein, whose translation is MFFLTRITLLGAAFLADITLPGPPEMAGRIEPTNLWLDVWARWDSGFYLHIATEGYYLYPDEPSAVAFFPLYPLLLKGVSGLVGNPVLAGVLLSHLSFALALMAFWKLCLQLLNDQASARRAVLYLAIFPTSFYFSAVYTESLSLLWVLLAFYALHQRRWKWAALGAALASATRVTGILLAGVLLLEYLRASGVRGKWQWLLGLALAGLGGLGLLSYMAFLAIQFDDPLAFWSVQGSFSREIGGFIGEIRPLFEQNFLTGPISWNVLLDLLALAFGITGSLIAARRWGLSYALFGLLSLLIPFSSGTGSLSRYVLMVFPAFMVLGEAAERPWLDNLIRFVFPLLLGLLLAMHVNGIFVA
- a CDS encoding LruC domain-containing protein, which encodes MRSNPIYILMLALLGLAACSSPQPSSPVFQYKTTQEVELEVRVSALGQPAVGAPVTVFQGFLPDGEVNEDSVVLSGITDASGRFTAKVTLPADLDAVGLRVDYIGVISEPIKVPIQQGRARVALDNASVSSLNVVVPASANKSEGVRLQSVNYNYQYLSGFGNWNSQGVPNNLTSNSSKLTSQMLQTINATLPERSPLPLHPIHKNYIAREATSNLVLKDPAEVWLTFVHEGAGYKNAVGYYIYPANNPPRSVDDILDRMIMVYPNASYQGSGGGLFSGNRVKLKYFDGTSWSDVFPAGIGIGWFLVANGWRSSSTGVLERSYEQTVFSDPVLNYQLYRTQGMNVEQSAQTVLLFDDNQQTLVLGFEDILRHHGGDQDFNDAILLVEASPYTAVKKESILVRDPVNPDLTRTADLLPTDDPQAADTDQDGVNDPYDAYPSDPDRAFNNYYPAKSDYGTLAFEDLWPRKGDYDFNDVVVDYNINHVTNANSQLVQIQAEFVVKALGGGWHNGFAFATDLLPEQVESVSYEWQKNGGAWQAGPPPIHYSMDRNPNGTEMGQSKAVFFVFDDGYDLLEPSLPTRPFYANVVPEEPYKTPGRVRMTINLAQPLAFTAPGTPPYNPFIIANPVVLQGDRYVPQWQRGVEIHLPGFRPTDKADGSLFKTQDDTTDPVIGRYYIDNTGRPWGLHLPTEHKYIREELDEPGGWVSLGIDIREGYLKFDPWIASGGSSFKDWYRDITGYRNPRAC
- a CDS encoding IS5 family transposase; translation: MNRRAYPSDVRDEEWALVLPYLTLAPLEAPQRKYDLREVFNALRWMVRTGAQWDYLPHDFPPPHIVQAQAYRWMNRGVFEDLVHDLRMTLRMLQGKAAHPSAAIYDARTLQSTPQSGERAGYDGYKRRKGSKVHLAVDTLGHLLALVVTAASEQERAQVGALSQQVQEVTGEQVEVAFVDQGYTGEEAAQAAEAEGIALCVVKVEGAKRGFVLLPKRWVVERSFAWTSRFRRLARDYERLAETLRGWHWLAFSILMTAKTVELLRTAS